The stretch of DNA AAAATACTCTCACCTACATTTATCTGATTGGAGTATATGGCATTTACAGTATGGAATGGGCATGCACATTTTTGATAGAAGGTACAATCTTACAAATGACACCTATTAGAGTTCTGTTGGTAAAGCCAGTATAAGTCAAGGGGCTCAGGTAATATGCATCAAATTGCTGTGCCACACAGTTTGTGGAAGAGATGAGATTTGAATCCTCTGCTTTGAATCAGTCATCCATTCCGTATTCAAATCCAAGTTAAGTCTAGCGTGTGGTCCAAGACGAGTCACAAATAACATAACTCAGTCCTGAAATTGAGTACCACATAGCTGCCAGGATCCAATGGAAAAAGGTGTGCAGGCTCTTCACAGGGGTGTTAAAGCGGTGTATAGAATATAGCTAACTATTTTGGACTTGGTGTGTCTGGGCATATGCAGtcaagtgtgcgtgtgcgtgagtgtgagaATGTTTCTATCTGATTAGAGGGTTGACAGGGTGTTGTGCCGTTCTGCTGCTGGTTATGTAAGTATAATGCCGTTTTAGTGCACTTGTTCTGAtctttgttgttgctgttcCTCTTTTCATCTCATCTCTAACTGTCTTTtcctgtttatctctctctgtctccttcccaTTTCTGCAccttctttctgtttctctttcactccttcCTCCCTCGGCCTCTGTCCTTCCCCCCCCTCTGCAGGAAGGAGTTTGTGGAGGGCTGCCGGGCCATCCAGGCGGACAGTGTGGAGGGCATCTGCTCGCGCTTCTCCGTGCTGATGGAGGAGGCGCGTGGCGAGGAGAGCTTCAAGGACCTGTATCGCTTCACCTTCCAGTTCGGCCTGGACGTGGACGAGGGCCAGCGCTCGCTGCAGCGCGGCATCGCCGTGGCGCTCTGGCGGCTGGTCTTCACGCAGGACATGCCGCCGGTGCTGGAGCACTGGCTGGACTTCCTGTCAGAGAATCCGTGCGGCGTGCGCGGCATCTCGCGCGACACTTGGAACATGTTCCTCAACTTCACGCAGAGCATCGGGCCCGACCTGAGCAACTACAGCGAGGACGAGGCCTGGCCCAGCCTCTTCGACTCCTTCGTGGAGTGGGAGACGGAGCGCCggaggagagaacaggaggcGGAGGACGAGAGGTGgagggggatggggggaggaggaggaggagaggaggaggggggggagtgCCCACCCCCCTCTGTCACAGACTGCTCAGATGGGGCAGCAGCACAGGGCTGGACTTCTCACTGACTGGCTGTGAGGCATGCTGGGATATGAACCCTTGAGATGGCCTTGATGGATATGAGTATTACTGTTTCATTACCCATCTATATTTCACCGTTATTAATATGATTATTTTGGCTGCTTGGGGAGGAcggccccctcctccctccccttccccccCTCCTGGCCCCACCCATTCTCGTGTTTTTATAAAAGGGCTCTGTAATGAAATGGTGTTTTTAAGCACTTCTATTTAacttattgttttattttgtaaatGATTGTTTTGGTATTCAACATTTGGGTTTTGGAGAGTtcacaacccccccacccctattCCCAACCCGACCCCTGTGTTTTgagcaaaccccccccccccccactccagaAGCCCTGGTGACTGGAAAGAGAGTGGCTGCCCATGGGCAGCTGCATCTCAGTCCACCGATTGCTGCCCCCTAGGTTCACTACTTTAGTTCACTTCGCCTGcgaggtctgtgtgtgagagaggggaggggaggagaggagaggagtgcatGTTGAGGGGATGCACCTTTTATGAGGTGTGCTGTTCACACATTACCAAGCAAAGGCAGTGAACGCCTGAGCCAATCACAACCAAACCAGCACACCACATGTGAACCTTGAGGATTCCTCCTCAGAGgtgaacgagggagagaggagagagcaccCTGTGGGGTGACCGAACAAGAGCTAAAGGAGGGATGCAGGGTATGACATGAATTGGGCTAATGTCTTAGATAGTCAGCCTTAAAGCATTGCACAAGAGGGTATCATAAACCATTTCGATACCAAAAAATCAGGCACAGTGTGTCCATGAAAGAAATCACAACCATACCTTCCACCAAGTTATAGAATTTGTGTTCGGCATCATTCAAGACTCCAGCAGAATGAGTGCCCTGACCTTAATGCCTGGCCCAGAGTGTGGATCTGTGTGGCCGTCATGACTGCAAGGTGATTCAGCAGAAACGAGCTGATGAGATGTGGGAGAGCCCTCCGCTGCTGCACTGAGATTGTCCCAGGATGTCCCAGTCACCTCTCTTAAAAGCCCTCTTTAAGAGGCATTTGTACTGAACCAAAGCACCATGTTGCCCAACTACGTATCTGTTCAAACCATTGTAGAAAACAAGTATTATTCTGGAATCCACAGAATCATTTAAGAACACTGATATCTGATGTATCCAAGTCAGtatgtattattttttatttgaaatgatTTTGCCCCTCTCGTAAGTTGGACAATGTCCTTTGGATGACTGACATGCCATTCTTGTGGCTCTCTTAATGTGGTGGTGACATCAAAAAGATTGTGAGATAATGTTTGCTGAAGAGTGAAGGGAGTATATTTTTGGACCAGGTAtccctttctcttcctgtctcctCATTACAGTCTCTTGCACGCTTCAACCTCTTAAGCCGGGAAGTACTCTACATAACATTTAATGAAGAAGGGAAATTGCTGCCTAAGTAATAAAATAGTAATGGGAACATTACACACAACTATATAAGGGCCCTGTGTTGCAGTAAAAAAGTGTTGCTGATGCTGAATGTTTGGAGAGGACATGGAGGTGTTGGCACcagaggctgtgtgtgagtggatgggagtgtgtgtgtgtgtgtgtgtgtgtgtgcgagtgtgtttgttattgtgcGTGTACAAAGATGGCACTCTTTGGCCTCTGTTGCCAAACACTTAAATCTCACAGGGATCCTCATTCTTTATCCTTTGGCCTCGGTTCTGTTTTCTTTCCTCCTCCGGCTGGACCCCTCTGCCCCCCTCCCTTCAGCTCGCAGTGTGTGATTCCTGAGGATGCCTGTGACCAGACACGTGTGATTGTTTGGAAGGTGCTTGCTGTGATCAGGTTTATTTTTGcggtttacattttacatttacagtggtTTCATTTCACTTTCCTTTGTCTGGtttttatataaaaatgcaatgatttataacaaataaaatgGAGTGGACAGTGAACCACAAAAtgttatctctctcctctccatggtTTCTTGGTTATCAGCGCCATCCAGTGGCTAGAATTGGTACTGTAGTATTACAATGAAAGTTACCCATGCGACGCGAACCTCTTGTACCTTCACATTTCAGGATATGATACTATTCTGCCAACGAGCATACTGGCTTTCGATGGCAATACTTACAACTTCAACCTTTTTCATGTTGTCAATGTCAACGATGTTGCTGTGCTGCGCGGTCTGTTAGGGGAGTGCCTTTTGGTGGAGGCACACTTCTTATTGGACAATCACTCCCCTAGTTACCACCACAAACTCCACAACAGAAGACACATGAGAGGCTGAAGGGTTTGGTTCACTGGGCCAGTGGACCATAAGGAATCATCATAGTCGTCATTCAAAGATATGCCATGGATTGTAAGTTGTCAGCTCATGATTGCTAGACAAGCAGGAGCATCCCTTGAAGTATTCACATTTCTCAGTTTCTCCGAGAAGCAGTGATGTAGAAGCTACTGTAAGTGCATGCTAAAATGCTAGCTAACTAGCGAGCTAGTCAAGCATCAACTATTTTATGTTGATTCACAAGTGAATTTGCTTGTTTAAAGTATTGTAACCATGGATAATATCTACTGCAGGCACTTTACTAGCAGCCATAAAAGTCTTTCCTCGTTTTGATAGTATATCGGTTCTCTTACTGCAAAATAGATAGCGTTAGCTAACGCAGTTATTATTTCTGTTTGAAAACAAACGTTAGCTAGCAAAGGGGTTTGTTGTTGTCTAGCCAACGTCAAGGCAGTTGTTTGGCTTACAAGCAGTCATAAGATAACTTTGACTAAATCACTTATTGTCTGTCAAGCAATGTAGACCACAGTTTCTATGTGAACAGTGTTTTCGAGGCACTCAAGAATTCGGGAATGTGCGTTCCATTTGTGTTAGGGCGAGACGCACCCCGCGGTTCACATCTGTATTTGTCAACCGCAGTCGTAAATGACCTTACCGTTAGCTAACGGATCGTGTCAGTGTGCGTTAAGCCGATTATATCTTTGATCGCGCAACTAAATGTCATGATATTGAAGTCAATCTGTGAATCTTGAAACACAATACCGGTGGTTGACTTGGCAAAGAATTCTGACGCTAATGGTGCACGTCTTTCTCCCTCTGAATCGGGGTAACAGGGACACCCAAAAGCCAATCTCGCCGATCACCAATGGATGGAGAGGTAAGTGCGTGAACTACTGTGAAATCTCTTCCTATCGCGTTGACCTGTTACTGGTGATGAATTTAATTGTATGCATTTCTAGGCTCTCTACATCACTCATGGATCTTGTTTATTCACAGgctaacgttacatttaataatAATGACATGCTGGAAGTAATTTATTGATTTATGTAATAGCCTACATACTGAGCGATAACGAAGGTTGACTGGTTTTGAATCGTTGAAGAGGTCAGCCTCTGGAATTTCAAAATGTTATAGCTGACCATGTCGTGTACATTTTCTGGGTTACAACTGCAGAAACCGGTTAAACCCACAGTCGCATTTTAAACAAGCG from Alosa sapidissima isolate fAloSap1 chromosome 24, fAloSap1.pri, whole genome shotgun sequence encodes:
- the dcun1d3 gene encoding DCN1-like protein 3; this encodes MGQCVTKCKNPTSSLGSKSGDKEKSHGKKGGGGGGGGGHKEDPCPKSSAEPVYNGTKAPDVTVETSVAPPPVHGEGVKEEGWAEGDGVSLRRIEEMFLRYKDEQEDAILEEGMECFCEDLHVDPAEFRVLVLAWKFQAATMCKFTRKEFVEGCRAIQADSVEGICSRFSVLMEEARGEESFKDLYRFTFQFGLDVDEGQRSLQRGIAVALWRLVFTQDMPPVLEHWLDFLSENPCGVRGISRDTWNMFLNFTQSIGPDLSNYSEDEAWPSLFDSFVEWETERRRREQEAEDERWRGMGGGGGGEEEGGECPPPSVTDCSDGAAAQGWTSH